One Synechococcus sp. PROS-9-1 DNA window includes the following coding sequences:
- the gcvH gene encoding glycine cleavage system protein GcvH, translating into MAFDFPDQFRFADSHEYVRQEAEFVRVGLSAYAVDQLGDIVFVDLPELGSALSRGTSFGTVESVKAVEEMYAPITGEVVQRNEAVLANPEELQNDPHGEGWLLLIRPSEPSQIEELMDSATYSAKVAAA; encoded by the coding sequence ATGGCCTTTGACTTTCCCGACCAGTTTCGGTTCGCCGACAGTCATGAATATGTCCGGCAGGAAGCGGAGTTCGTGCGGGTTGGCCTAAGCGCCTATGCCGTGGATCAGCTCGGAGACATTGTGTTTGTGGATTTGCCTGAGCTGGGGTCTGCGCTCAGCCGCGGAACCAGCTTTGGAACCGTGGAATCGGTGAAGGCCGTTGAGGAGATGTACGCGCCGATTACGGGTGAAGTGGTTCAGCGCAATGAAGCGGTGTTGGCCAATCCTGAGGAGCTTCAGAACGATCCTCACGGGGAGGGTTGGCTCTTGTTGATTCGCCCTTCAGAGCCATCCCAGATTGAGGAATTGATGGATTCAGCGACCTACTCCGCCAAGGTGGCGGCTGCCTAA
- a CDS encoding NADPH-dependent FMN reductase produces the protein MNRANTRDVLVITASNGENLKLAQRFVETAGTLGQSAHLLDLTTIDLPLFTPRAQTQGTPEALAPLEAQLMASPRWVICAPEYNGSIPPCLTNAIAWLSVQGDDFRTLFNGRPIAIATFSGGGGMELLLSLRIQLTHLGAEVVGRQLLSNHSKPAKDESIQDLLQRLGQKQPIQ, from the coding sequence ATGAACAGAGCAAACACGCGCGATGTGTTGGTGATCACCGCAAGCAATGGCGAAAACCTCAAGCTGGCCCAGCGCTTCGTTGAGACAGCAGGGACCCTGGGCCAATCAGCCCACCTGCTCGATCTCACGACCATCGATCTGCCCTTGTTCACCCCCAGGGCTCAAACGCAAGGAACGCCGGAGGCGCTCGCCCCACTCGAGGCTCAGCTGATGGCCTCTCCCCGTTGGGTGATCTGCGCACCCGAATACAACGGCTCGATTCCACCCTGCCTCACCAATGCCATTGCCTGGCTGTCTGTACAAGGCGACGACTTCCGGACGCTCTTCAATGGTCGGCCGATCGCAATCGCCACCTTCTCAGGAGGCGGAGGTATGGAACTCCTTTTGTCTCTTCGCATCCAGCTCACGCACCTCGGTGCTGAAGTGGTGGGTCGTCAATTACTCAGCAATCACTCCAAACCAGCCAAAGACGAGAGCATCCAGGACCTGCTGCAACGTTTAGGACAAAAACAACCGATTCAATGA
- a CDS encoding rubrerythrin family protein → MDLSKPYTQANIEAAFGGESMANRKYLFFADVAKKLGRTDLAKLFRDTAAQETEHAFAHFRLLHPELVFSDPSALSDDDKQALLTRCLELAIEGETYEYTTMYPEFAEQARNDRDHGAEAEFNEQTSESKDHAGIFKTAAKNFGLLTPIEQHHAESYGVALEALQGKGQAGQADEPVAGKWICKVCSMIYDPAEGDPDSGIEPGTPFEAIPDDWSCPICGVRKASFVPYREAELKSA, encoded by the coding sequence ATGGATCTTTCCAAGCCGTACACCCAGGCCAACATCGAAGCTGCCTTTGGCGGCGAAAGCATGGCCAATCGCAAATACCTGTTCTTTGCCGATGTCGCCAAGAAACTCGGTCGCACCGATCTCGCCAAGCTCTTCCGCGACACCGCCGCCCAAGAAACAGAGCACGCGTTTGCTCACTTCCGCCTGCTCCATCCGGAGCTCGTGTTCAGCGACCCCAGTGCACTCAGCGACGACGACAAACAGGCCTTGCTCACGCGCTGCCTTGAGCTTGCCATCGAAGGCGAAACCTACGAATACACCACCATGTATCCGGAGTTTGCTGAGCAAGCCCGCAACGATCGCGATCACGGAGCTGAAGCTGAGTTCAACGAACAGACCAGCGAATCCAAAGATCACGCGGGCATCTTTAAAACAGCTGCCAAGAACTTCGGCCTACTCACGCCCATCGAACAGCACCATGCCGAGTCGTATGGCGTTGCCCTTGAAGCACTTCAAGGCAAGGGTCAAGCGGGACAGGCCGATGAGCCGGTAGCCGGCAAATGGATCTGCAAGGTGTGCTCGATGATTTATGACCCTGCTGAGGGCGATCCCGACTCCGGAATTGAGCCAGGCACACCTTTCGAAGCGATTCCAGATGATTGGTCCTGCCCCATTTGCGGTGTTCGTAAAGCCAGCTTTGTGCCCTATCGAGAAGCGGAATTGAAGTCGGCCTAA
- a CDS encoding diflavin flavoprotein, which translates to MATSNLEAPAAATRQVISLPIDEGLTCLRGLSPQRLRFELEYALERGSTANSFLFDAGTDREGQHQAALLVHPPGKAYDKAFLTALAGLLPAQTTALKVVVGHVNPNRVALLRDLAGLYPELELIASNAGAKLLGELWSQRKPAAPGQESEQPAIPDLPPIQVIRQEQTLSLSRHHQLQLVPAPTPRWPGGLLAFEESIGLLMSGKLFSAHICTHEWAESGRSATEEERRHFYDCLMAPMAGQVDSLVERLEELDITTVAPGHGPAIDTSWRSLFNDYRRWGESQQQASLSVALLFASAYGNTAAIADALAQGVGRTGIRITSLNCEFTPPDELINTINQADGILIGSPTLGGHAPTPIVSALGTLLAEGDRSKPVGVFGSFGWSGEAIDLLENKLRDGGFHFAFEPIRVKFSPDAAMIQTLEETGTRFGRELHREQRKQQRRSGGGLSESRSDPAVLALGRVVGSLCVLTARKGELSGAMIASWVTQASFTPPGFTVAVAKDRAVEALLHIGDCFALNVLAEGRESGPMKQFLQPFEPGADRFAGLELKATPSEQPLLPDALAWMEATVKQRMECGDHWLIYAEVSHGGVLDSEGGTAVHQRRSGANY; encoded by the coding sequence ATGGCGACATCCAACCTCGAGGCCCCTGCAGCAGCGACCCGGCAAGTGATCAGCCTGCCCATCGATGAAGGACTCACTTGCCTGCGGGGGCTGAGTCCCCAACGGCTCCGATTCGAATTGGAATATGCGCTGGAACGGGGCAGCACCGCCAACAGTTTTCTGTTTGATGCCGGCACGGATCGCGAAGGTCAGCACCAGGCCGCACTGCTCGTGCATCCTCCCGGCAAGGCTTACGACAAGGCCTTCCTCACGGCTCTTGCTGGTCTCCTTCCAGCCCAAACCACTGCACTCAAGGTTGTCGTTGGCCACGTCAACCCCAACAGGGTGGCACTACTGCGTGATCTTGCAGGCCTGTATCCCGAGCTCGAACTGATTGCCTCCAACGCTGGAGCCAAGCTCCTGGGGGAACTCTGGTCACAACGCAAACCTGCAGCGCCAGGACAGGAGAGCGAACAGCCAGCCATCCCCGACCTGCCGCCCATCCAGGTGATCCGCCAAGAGCAAACCCTGTCTCTCAGTCGTCACCACCAGCTTCAACTCGTTCCCGCTCCCACCCCCCGATGGCCCGGGGGCCTGCTCGCGTTTGAAGAGTCCATCGGACTTCTGATGAGCGGCAAGCTGTTTTCGGCGCACATCTGCACTCATGAATGGGCTGAGTCCGGACGCAGTGCAACGGAAGAAGAGCGGCGTCACTTTTATGACTGCCTGATGGCACCGATGGCGGGCCAAGTGGACTCGCTTGTGGAGCGTCTGGAAGAGCTGGACATCACCACGGTGGCGCCCGGCCACGGTCCAGCCATCGACACCAGCTGGCGCAGTTTGTTCAATGACTACCGCCGCTGGGGAGAAAGCCAACAGCAAGCCAGCTTGTCTGTTGCACTGCTCTTTGCCAGTGCTTACGGAAACACGGCTGCCATTGCTGATGCCTTAGCTCAAGGTGTTGGTCGTACTGGGATTCGCATTACCAGCCTCAATTGTGAATTCACACCTCCTGACGAACTCATCAACACGATCAACCAAGCAGACGGCATTTTGATCGGCTCACCAACGCTTGGTGGCCATGCGCCAACGCCAATCGTCTCGGCTTTGGGGACGCTTCTTGCCGAAGGAGACCGCAGTAAACCCGTGGGCGTGTTTGGCAGCTTTGGCTGGAGCGGTGAAGCCATCGACCTGCTGGAGAACAAGCTTCGAGACGGCGGATTTCACTTTGCGTTCGAGCCGATCCGAGTGAAATTCAGCCCCGATGCAGCGATGATTCAAACCCTCGAAGAAACCGGCACCCGATTTGGTCGCGAGTTGCATCGAGAGCAACGCAAACAGCAACGTCGCAGCGGCGGTGGACTCAGTGAAAGCCGCAGTGACCCTGCCGTGCTGGCCCTGGGTCGGGTCGTGGGATCTCTCTGCGTTCTCACCGCCCGAAAGGGTGAGCTCTCCGGCGCCATGATTGCAAGCTGGGTCACCCAAGCCAGTTTCACTCCTCCGGGATTCACCGTGGCAGTCGCCAAGGATCGAGCCGTTGAGGCCCTCCTGCATATCGGCGATTGCTTCGCCTTGAACGTGCTCGCCGAAGGGCGCGAGAGCGGGCCCATGAAGCAATTCCTCCAACCGTTTGAGCCGGGAGCTGATCGCTTTGCCGGCCTGGAATTGAAGGCCACTCCAAGTGAACAGCCCTTACTCCCAGACGCCTTGGCGTGGATGGAAGCAACGGTGAAGCAACGCATGGAATGCGGGGATCACTGGCTGATTTACGCCGAGGTCTCCCATGGAGGCGTGCTCGATTCCGAAGGCGGTACCGCAGTGCATCAGCGCCGCAGTGGCGCGAATTACTAA
- the gcvP gene encoding aminomethyl-transferring glycine dehydrogenase, giving the protein MTLLEQRVSDASVAQTLSPFVGRHIGPGDQAQQRMLKALGFEDLDSFLRAVVPANIFDALPPVEDLPRGCTEASALAELRGLADANQVRRSLIGLGYYDTVTPAVIQRQVLENPSWYTAYTPYQAEIAQGRLEALFNFQTLISELTGLPIANASLLDEGTAAAEAMGLSLATCRRPEAKRFLVDAAVLPQTLAVLQTRALPIGVELDVAEPEAFRWGDDVFGVLLQLPGRCGRLWDPSACIASAHDSAALVTVAVDPLAQVLLAPVGELGADIAVGSTQRFGVPMGGGGPHAAFFATRDAFRRQVPGRIVGQSRDADGQPAFRLALQTREQHIRRDKATSNICTAQVLLAVMASFYAIHHGPKGLEAMAHRLVALRLQLEEAVRQLGYSLEAKPRFDSFDVYGSMAPQVHRLAALEGINLRVLPDGASVETAQGFGISLDELSDSDEIKRLIAVLAQAVEAPVPTDLGEQSTDAHLSGVPCRQAPWLQQSVFHRYHSETELMRYIQRLVSKDLSLVHGMIPLGSCTMKLNAASELVPVSWREFAAMHPFAPLDQQQGSQRMVQDLATWLAALTGFAGVSLQPNAGSQGEYAGLLVIRAWHRSRGEASRNVCLIPTSAHGTNPASAVMAGMRVVAVACDDEGNVDVEDLRSKAEQHSASLAALMVTYPSTHGVFEVRIREICALVHEHGGQVYLDGANLNAQVGLCRPGSFGADVCHLNLHKTFCIPHGGGGPGVGPIGVAAHLLPFLPGHPLMACGGEQAIQAVSAAPWGSAGILPISWMYLRLMGPFGLRQATAIALLSANYLASRLDAHYPVLFRGESGLVAHECILDLRSLKRTAGLEVDDLAKRLMDFGFHAPTVSWPVAGTVMVEPTESESLEELDRFCDAMIAIRAEAAAIEDGSSDRENNPLRRAPHTLAAVTADNWDRPYSRQQAAFPLPEQVSNKFWPSVARIDNAFGDRNLICTCPSVEEMAEPVAMR; this is encoded by the coding sequence TTGACCTTGCTTGAACAGCGTGTGTCTGACGCGTCGGTGGCTCAGACACTGTCTCCGTTCGTAGGCCGGCATATCGGACCCGGAGATCAGGCGCAACAACGGATGTTGAAGGCGCTGGGATTTGAGGATCTCGATTCTTTTTTGCGTGCGGTTGTTCCGGCCAATATTTTTGATGCACTTCCTCCTGTTGAGGACCTTCCCCGTGGCTGCACCGAAGCCAGTGCTCTGGCGGAGCTGCGTGGCTTGGCTGACGCCAATCAGGTGAGGCGATCGCTGATTGGTCTTGGCTACTACGACACCGTGACGCCAGCGGTCATTCAGCGTCAGGTGCTGGAAAACCCCTCTTGGTACACGGCCTACACGCCTTATCAAGCTGAGATTGCGCAGGGCCGCCTGGAAGCGTTGTTCAATTTTCAGACCCTGATCAGCGAGCTCACTGGCTTACCAATCGCCAACGCTTCACTGCTCGATGAAGGCACTGCCGCAGCAGAAGCGATGGGCCTGAGCTTGGCCACCTGTCGCCGGCCAGAGGCCAAGCGCTTTTTGGTGGACGCAGCTGTGTTGCCCCAGACATTGGCCGTGTTGCAAACCAGGGCCCTACCCATTGGGGTGGAGCTGGATGTGGCGGAGCCCGAGGCGTTCCGCTGGGGTGACGATGTCTTTGGGGTTTTGCTCCAACTGCCAGGCCGTTGTGGGCGGCTTTGGGATCCGTCCGCCTGCATCGCTTCTGCCCATGACAGCGCTGCCCTTGTCACGGTGGCGGTCGACCCCCTTGCCCAGGTGTTGCTTGCTCCGGTTGGTGAGCTCGGTGCCGACATCGCTGTTGGCAGCACCCAGCGTTTTGGTGTGCCGATGGGCGGTGGCGGCCCCCATGCCGCCTTCTTTGCCACCCGCGATGCGTTTCGCCGCCAGGTGCCTGGCCGGATTGTCGGCCAGTCTCGAGATGCGGATGGCCAGCCAGCGTTTCGGTTGGCCTTGCAGACCCGCGAGCAGCACATCCGACGCGACAAAGCCACGAGCAATATTTGTACGGCCCAAGTGCTGCTCGCTGTGATGGCCTCGTTTTATGCCATCCATCACGGCCCTAAAGGGCTGGAGGCGATGGCGCACAGGCTTGTGGCCCTTCGGCTTCAGCTCGAGGAGGCGGTGCGTCAGTTGGGCTATTCGCTTGAGGCGAAGCCTCGCTTTGACAGTTTTGATGTTTATGGATCGATGGCTCCGCAGGTGCATCGCCTGGCAGCACTCGAAGGCATCAATCTCCGTGTCTTGCCAGATGGAGCCTCAGTGGAGACGGCTCAGGGATTTGGAATCAGCCTGGATGAACTCTCGGATTCCGACGAGATCAAGCGTCTCATCGCGGTTTTGGCGCAAGCGGTGGAGGCTCCTGTCCCAACGGATCTCGGTGAGCAGAGCACTGACGCTCATTTGAGTGGTGTTCCCTGTCGCCAAGCGCCCTGGCTTCAACAGTCGGTCTTTCACCGCTACCACAGTGAAACCGAGCTGATGCGCTACATCCAGCGATTGGTGAGTAAGGATCTGTCCTTGGTGCATGGAATGATTCCCCTAGGGAGTTGCACCATGAAGCTCAATGCGGCTTCAGAGCTTGTGCCTGTGAGTTGGCGGGAGTTTGCGGCGATGCATCCCTTCGCTCCTTTGGATCAGCAGCAGGGTTCCCAGCGGATGGTTCAGGACCTCGCAACCTGGTTGGCGGCACTCACCGGGTTTGCCGGTGTGTCGCTCCAGCCCAATGCCGGATCGCAGGGCGAATACGCAGGGCTGCTCGTGATTCGTGCCTGGCATCGCTCCCGTGGCGAGGCTTCTAGAAATGTTTGCTTGATCCCAACGAGTGCCCACGGCACCAATCCAGCCAGCGCCGTGATGGCGGGCATGCGTGTGGTGGCGGTGGCCTGCGATGACGAGGGCAATGTGGATGTGGAGGATCTGCGCTCTAAAGCAGAGCAGCACAGTGCATCGCTCGCGGCCTTGATGGTGACCTATCCCTCAACGCACGGAGTGTTTGAGGTTCGTATTCGTGAAATCTGTGCGCTCGTTCATGAGCATGGAGGGCAGGTGTATCTCGATGGAGCCAATTTGAATGCGCAGGTTGGGCTTTGCAGGCCTGGCTCCTTTGGGGCTGATGTCTGCCATCTGAATTTGCACAAGACCTTCTGCATCCCTCACGGTGGAGGTGGGCCAGGGGTCGGTCCGATTGGGGTGGCAGCTCATCTGCTGCCGTTTTTACCCGGACATCCCCTGATGGCCTGTGGTGGAGAGCAGGCCATCCAGGCTGTGTCTGCTGCCCCTTGGGGAAGTGCAGGCATCTTGCCAATCAGCTGGATGTATTTGCGTTTGATGGGTCCTTTTGGACTGCGTCAGGCCACGGCGATCGCCCTCCTCTCCGCCAACTACTTAGCGAGTCGCTTGGATGCGCACTACCCAGTGCTGTTTCGAGGGGAGAGTGGGCTGGTGGCCCATGAATGCATCCTTGATCTGCGGAGCCTGAAGCGAACCGCCGGATTGGAAGTGGATGATCTGGCCAAACGCTTGATGGACTTTGGCTTTCATGCCCCAACGGTGAGTTGGCCTGTGGCCGGCACGGTGATGGTGGAACCCACGGAGAGCGAGAGCTTGGAAGAGCTGGATCGGTTCTGTGACGCGATGATTGCGATCCGTGCTGAAGCCGCTGCGATCGAAGATGGATCCAGTGATCGGGAGAACAACCCTCTGCGCCGTGCACCGCACACCTTGGCTGCGGTCACAGCGGACAACTGGGACCGTCCCTACAGCCGGCAGCAGGCTGCATTTCCGCTTCCTGAACAAGTCAGCAACAAGTTTTGGCCTTCAGTGGCACGCATCGACAATGCCTTTGGCGATCGCAATTTGATTTGCACCTGTCCAAGCGTTGAAGAGATGGCAGAACCCGTTGCAATGCGTTAA
- a CDS encoding methionine gamma-lyase family protein: MDSNSGDGATDAASAEQWARARIRQAKDRLRPMAEQRTAGVSVRLEKVLNAFAAERVGTQHFASVSGYGHGDQGREVLDRVFARVLGAEAAAVRLQFVSGTHAIAAALFGVLRPGERMLSITGRPYDTLEEVIGLRGEGQGSLRDFGVQYEELPLLDSGAVDEAALDAALEIPRRLVLMQRSCGYSWRPSLSINTIERLCERIHQRQPDCVCFVDNCYGELVEEREPPEVGADLVAGSLIKNLGGTIAPAGGYVAGRASLVEQACCRLTAPGIGSEGGSGFDLHRLLLQGLFLAPQMVAEALIGADLVAAVFADLGYPVQPSAGEPRSDLIQAVQIGDPDALKLICRAFQGISPIGSYLDPVPAPMPGYASDLVMAGGTFIDGSTSEFSADAPLREPFNLYVQGGTHRAHVELALIRALCALLTAGWVDLAQTG, translated from the coding sequence ATGGATTCAAATTCTGGGGATGGCGCAACGGATGCTGCGAGCGCTGAGCAGTGGGCGCGAGCACGCATTCGGCAAGCGAAAGATCGACTCAGGCCCATGGCAGAGCAACGCACTGCGGGCGTCTCGGTTCGCTTGGAAAAGGTGCTGAATGCCTTCGCAGCTGAGCGCGTTGGGACCCAGCATTTCGCGTCTGTGAGCGGCTATGGCCATGGCGATCAGGGGAGAGAGGTGCTGGATCGCGTCTTTGCCAGGGTGCTGGGTGCTGAAGCCGCGGCTGTGCGACTCCAGTTTGTGAGTGGCACCCATGCGATTGCTGCAGCTTTGTTCGGGGTGTTGCGCCCTGGTGAGCGGATGCTCTCGATTACGGGTCGCCCTTACGACACCCTTGAAGAGGTGATTGGTTTAAGGGGAGAGGGGCAGGGGTCTCTTCGTGACTTCGGAGTGCAGTACGAAGAACTTCCCCTGCTCGACTCTGGAGCGGTTGATGAGGCGGCTTTGGATGCTGCTTTAGAGATCCCCCGCCGGCTGGTGTTGATGCAGCGCAGCTGTGGGTACAGCTGGCGGCCATCGCTGTCCATCAACACGATCGAACGCCTCTGTGAGCGCATTCATCAGCGGCAGCCCGATTGCGTTTGTTTCGTAGACAACTGTTATGGCGAGCTGGTGGAGGAGCGAGAACCCCCTGAGGTCGGTGCCGATCTGGTGGCCGGTTCGTTAATCAAGAATCTCGGTGGCACGATCGCCCCCGCTGGCGGCTACGTAGCAGGTCGAGCCTCGTTGGTGGAACAGGCTTGTTGCAGGCTGACTGCTCCAGGGATTGGGAGCGAGGGCGGCAGTGGTTTTGACCTGCATCGCCTGCTGTTGCAGGGCTTGTTTCTCGCTCCGCAGATGGTGGCGGAAGCCTTGATTGGTGCTGATTTGGTGGCGGCTGTGTTTGCTGATCTTGGTTATCCGGTGCAACCGTCTGCAGGGGAGCCACGCAGTGATCTCATCCAGGCGGTGCAGATCGGAGACCCAGACGCCTTGAAATTGATTTGTCGGGCCTTCCAGGGAATCTCGCCAATAGGGTCCTATCTCGACCCGGTGCCAGCGCCGATGCCTGGTTATGCCAGTGATTTGGTGATGGCCGGCGGCACCTTCATCGATGGCAGCACCAGTGAATTTTCTGCGGATGCTCCCCTGCGAGAGCCCTTCAATCTCTACGTGCAAGGTGGAACCCATCGCGCCCATGTGGAATTGGCTCTGATCAGGGCCCTTTGCGCTTTGCTGACGGCAGGTTGGGTTGATCTGGCGCAGACTGGGTAA